The following coding sequences are from one Clarias gariepinus isolate MV-2021 ecotype Netherlands chromosome 19, CGAR_prim_01v2, whole genome shotgun sequence window:
- the zgc:109965 gene encoding nicalin-1-like isoform X2 gives MLLLLIYFVYKMMEKLRGSMTYRSLRMMALLLLSTHLVYTSALSAASSYEFTAYRMQHYSLHQEKHGCQGAMVVAEARSPDDLSLTRRCVIMKLSEFTIERFLESKRQNAAALLILIPQNISTVPEDVIQGFMVTESEVLKMETLMPVYVVPEDEQLLYMYAEVKHAAATKSTSILIRVLRSMVTTTAFQILVNNNSPIKAITDNSIITLEGVLPGVGEEPPTIVITAHYDSFGLAPWLSYGADSNASGVTMLLELARLFQRLYSDARNKAQFHLLFSLTGGGKYNFIGTKHWLAENMDHAESSLLHDNVAFVLCLDSLGSGDELFLHVSRPPKPETPQFNFIQQLQEVISSRFPWVRFGTVHKKINLQDSTLAWEHEHYGMRHIPGFTLSHLQDSRSERRGSILDTMSQVDIRKLKRNTVIVAEALVRYMYDLSDKGSPKELQVFKGSLDVLDSRLSALMTMLTSVPRATQLMDTEPQHTLLISSLEQEFRRHLQHVYRHNFRQDHRDPDITFFDQMKQQMMMVKPAAFDLFLGGCIAGYLGLVFYAIQNFGNFYARLKAIVKNKQQ, from the exons atgcTTTTATTGTTGATCTACTTTGTGTACAAGATGATGGAAAAGCTTAGAGGAAGCATGACTTACAGGAGCTTGAGGATGATGGCTCTCCTGTTGCTCTCTACACACTTGGTATACACTTCGGCTCTTTCTGCTGCATCGTCATACGAGTTCACAGCCTACAGGATGCAGCACTACAGTCTGCACCAGGAAAAACATG GTTGTCAGGGTGCCATGGTGGTTGCTGAAGCACGTTCACCAGACGATTTGAGTTTGACCAGACGCTGTGTGATCATGAAGCTGTCTGAATTCACAATAGAACGCTTTCTAGAGTCTAAGAGGCAGAATGCTGCTGCACTGCTCATACTGATACCTCAAAACATCTCTACTGTACCTGAGGATGTCATCCAG GGTTTCATGGTTACAGAGTCTGAGGTTCTAAAGATGGAGACCCTCATGCCTGTTTATGTGGTCCCTGAGGATGAACAGCTTTTATATATGTATGCAGAAGTGAAGCATGCAGCAGCCACCAAGTCCACCTCTATTCTGATTAGGG ttcTTCGTAGTATGGTCACAACTACTGCCTTTCAAATTTTGGTAAACAACAACTCCCCCATCAAGGCCATTACTGACAACTCTATCATTACATTAGAG GGTGTGCTTCCTGGAGTTGGAGAGGAGCCACCCACAATTGTTATCACCGCCCATTATGACTCGTTTGGCCTTGCTCCG TGGCTGTCATATGGAGCAGACTCGAATGCCAGTGGTGTCACCATGCTGCTAGAACTTGCTAGACTCTTTCAAAGACTTTACAGTGATGCCCGCAACAAAGCACA gTTTCACCTCCTTTTCTCTCTTACTGGTGGAGGGAAATATAACTTCATTGGCACCAAACACTGGTTGGCTGAAAACATGGACCATGCAG AATCCAGTCTCCTGCATGATAATGTGGCCTTCGTCCTCTGTTTGGACTCACTTGGCTCTGGTGATGAACTTTTCCTCCATGTTTCTCGACCGCCAAAACCAGAGACACCTCAGTTTAACTTCATCCAGCAACTGCAGGAA gtGATCTCATCCAGATTTCCATGGGTAAGGTTTGGAACTGTACACAAGAAGATCAACTTACAAGACTCTACTTTAGCATGGGAGCACGAGCACTATGGAATGAGACACATCCCAGGATTCACTCTGTCTCACCTGCAGGACAGTAGATCAGAGCGTCGGGGTTCTATCCTTGATACGAT gtCTCAAGTGGACATCAGAAAACTGAAACGTAACACGGTTATTGTTGCTGAAGCCTTGGTGAGGTACATGTATGATCTGTCAGACAAG GGTTCTCCAAAAGAATTGCAAGTGTTCAAGGGCAGTTTG GATGTCCTAGACAGTCGTTTATCTGCTCTGATGACCATGTTGACTTCTGTGCCTCGAGCCACTCAGCTGATGGACACGGAACCACAGCACACTCTTCTCATCAGCAGCCTGGAGCAGGAGTTCAGACGGCATCTTCAACACGTCTACAGACACAATTTCCGTCAGGACcacag GGATCCTGACATTACGTTCTTCGATCAAATGAAGCAGCAAATGATGAT GGTGAAGCCTGCTGCATTTGATCTCTTCCTCGGTGGCTGTATTGCTGGGTACTTAGGATTAGTGTTCTATGCAATTCAG AACTTTGGAAATTTCTATGCAAGACTTAAAGCCATTGTGAAAAATAAACAGCAGTAA
- the zgc:109965 gene encoding nicalin-1-like isoform X1 yields MLLLLIYFVYKMMEKLRGSMTYRSLRMMALLLLSTHLVYTSALSAASSYEFTAYRMQHYSLHQEKHGCQGAMVVAEARSPDDLSLTRRCVIMKLSEFTIERFLESKRQNAAALLILIPQNISTVPEDVIQGFMVTESEVLKMETLMPVYVVPEDEQLLYMYAEVKHAAATKSTSILIRVLRSMVTTTAFQILVNNNSPIKAITDNSIITLEGVLPGVGEEPPTIVITAHYDSFGLAPWLSYGADSNASGVTMLLELARLFQRLYSDARNKAQFHLLFSLTGGGKYNFIGTKHWLAENMDHAESSLLHDNVAFVLCLDSLGSGDELFLHVSRPPKPETPQFNFIQQLQEVISSRFPWVRFGTVHKKINLQDSTLAWEHEHYGMRHIPGFTLSHLQDSRSERRGSILDTMSQVDIRKLKRNTVIVAEALVRYMYDLSDKGSPKELQVFKGSLDVLDSRLSALMTMLTSVPRATQLMDTEPQHTLLISSLEQEFRRHLQHVYRHNFRQDHRDPDITFFDQMKQQMMMYRVKPAAFDLFLGGCIAGYLGLVFYAIQNFGNFYARLKAIVKNKQQ; encoded by the exons atgcTTTTATTGTTGATCTACTTTGTGTACAAGATGATGGAAAAGCTTAGAGGAAGCATGACTTACAGGAGCTTGAGGATGATGGCTCTCCTGTTGCTCTCTACACACTTGGTATACACTTCGGCTCTTTCTGCTGCATCGTCATACGAGTTCACAGCCTACAGGATGCAGCACTACAGTCTGCACCAGGAAAAACATG GTTGTCAGGGTGCCATGGTGGTTGCTGAAGCACGTTCACCAGACGATTTGAGTTTGACCAGACGCTGTGTGATCATGAAGCTGTCTGAATTCACAATAGAACGCTTTCTAGAGTCTAAGAGGCAGAATGCTGCTGCACTGCTCATACTGATACCTCAAAACATCTCTACTGTACCTGAGGATGTCATCCAG GGTTTCATGGTTACAGAGTCTGAGGTTCTAAAGATGGAGACCCTCATGCCTGTTTATGTGGTCCCTGAGGATGAACAGCTTTTATATATGTATGCAGAAGTGAAGCATGCAGCAGCCACCAAGTCCACCTCTATTCTGATTAGGG ttcTTCGTAGTATGGTCACAACTACTGCCTTTCAAATTTTGGTAAACAACAACTCCCCCATCAAGGCCATTACTGACAACTCTATCATTACATTAGAG GGTGTGCTTCCTGGAGTTGGAGAGGAGCCACCCACAATTGTTATCACCGCCCATTATGACTCGTTTGGCCTTGCTCCG TGGCTGTCATATGGAGCAGACTCGAATGCCAGTGGTGTCACCATGCTGCTAGAACTTGCTAGACTCTTTCAAAGACTTTACAGTGATGCCCGCAACAAAGCACA gTTTCACCTCCTTTTCTCTCTTACTGGTGGAGGGAAATATAACTTCATTGGCACCAAACACTGGTTGGCTGAAAACATGGACCATGCAG AATCCAGTCTCCTGCATGATAATGTGGCCTTCGTCCTCTGTTTGGACTCACTTGGCTCTGGTGATGAACTTTTCCTCCATGTTTCTCGACCGCCAAAACCAGAGACACCTCAGTTTAACTTCATCCAGCAACTGCAGGAA gtGATCTCATCCAGATTTCCATGGGTAAGGTTTGGAACTGTACACAAGAAGATCAACTTACAAGACTCTACTTTAGCATGGGAGCACGAGCACTATGGAATGAGACACATCCCAGGATTCACTCTGTCTCACCTGCAGGACAGTAGATCAGAGCGTCGGGGTTCTATCCTTGATACGAT gtCTCAAGTGGACATCAGAAAACTGAAACGTAACACGGTTATTGTTGCTGAAGCCTTGGTGAGGTACATGTATGATCTGTCAGACAAG GGTTCTCCAAAAGAATTGCAAGTGTTCAAGGGCAGTTTG GATGTCCTAGACAGTCGTTTATCTGCTCTGATGACCATGTTGACTTCTGTGCCTCGAGCCACTCAGCTGATGGACACGGAACCACAGCACACTCTTCTCATCAGCAGCCTGGAGCAGGAGTTCAGACGGCATCTTCAACACGTCTACAGACACAATTTCCGTCAGGACcacag GGATCCTGACATTACGTTCTTCGATCAAATGAAGCAGCAAATGATGATGTACAG GGTGAAGCCTGCTGCATTTGATCTCTTCCTCGGTGGCTGTATTGCTGGGTACTTAGGATTAGTGTTCTATGCAATTCAG AACTTTGGAAATTTCTATGCAAGACTTAAAGCCATTGTGAAAAATAAACAGCAGTAA
- the zgc:109965 gene encoding nicalin-1-like isoform X3 translates to MMEKLRGSMTYRSLRMMALLLLSTHLVYTSALSAASSYEFTAYRMQHYSLHQEKHGCQGAMVVAEARSPDDLSLTRRCVIMKLSEFTIERFLESKRQNAAALLILIPQNISTVPEDVIQGFMVTESEVLKMETLMPVYVVPEDEQLLYMYAEVKHAAATKSTSILIRVLRSMVTTTAFQILVNNNSPIKAITDNSIITLEGVLPGVGEEPPTIVITAHYDSFGLAPWLSYGADSNASGVTMLLELARLFQRLYSDARNKAQFHLLFSLTGGGKYNFIGTKHWLAENMDHAESSLLHDNVAFVLCLDSLGSGDELFLHVSRPPKPETPQFNFIQQLQEVISSRFPWVRFGTVHKKINLQDSTLAWEHEHYGMRHIPGFTLSHLQDSRSERRGSILDTMSQVDIRKLKRNTVIVAEALVRYMYDLSDKGSPKELQVFKGSLDVLDSRLSALMTMLTSVPRATQLMDTEPQHTLLISSLEQEFRRHLQHVYRHNFRQDHRDPDITFFDQMKQQMMMYRVKPAAFDLFLGGCIAGYLGLVFYAIQNFGNFYARLKAIVKNKQQ, encoded by the exons ATGATGGAAAAGCTTAGAGGAAGCATGACTTACAGGAGCTTGAGGATGATGGCTCTCCTGTTGCTCTCTACACACTTGGTATACACTTCGGCTCTTTCTGCTGCATCGTCATACGAGTTCACAGCCTACAGGATGCAGCACTACAGTCTGCACCAGGAAAAACATG GTTGTCAGGGTGCCATGGTGGTTGCTGAAGCACGTTCACCAGACGATTTGAGTTTGACCAGACGCTGTGTGATCATGAAGCTGTCTGAATTCACAATAGAACGCTTTCTAGAGTCTAAGAGGCAGAATGCTGCTGCACTGCTCATACTGATACCTCAAAACATCTCTACTGTACCTGAGGATGTCATCCAG GGTTTCATGGTTACAGAGTCTGAGGTTCTAAAGATGGAGACCCTCATGCCTGTTTATGTGGTCCCTGAGGATGAACAGCTTTTATATATGTATGCAGAAGTGAAGCATGCAGCAGCCACCAAGTCCACCTCTATTCTGATTAGGG ttcTTCGTAGTATGGTCACAACTACTGCCTTTCAAATTTTGGTAAACAACAACTCCCCCATCAAGGCCATTACTGACAACTCTATCATTACATTAGAG GGTGTGCTTCCTGGAGTTGGAGAGGAGCCACCCACAATTGTTATCACCGCCCATTATGACTCGTTTGGCCTTGCTCCG TGGCTGTCATATGGAGCAGACTCGAATGCCAGTGGTGTCACCATGCTGCTAGAACTTGCTAGACTCTTTCAAAGACTTTACAGTGATGCCCGCAACAAAGCACA gTTTCACCTCCTTTTCTCTCTTACTGGTGGAGGGAAATATAACTTCATTGGCACCAAACACTGGTTGGCTGAAAACATGGACCATGCAG AATCCAGTCTCCTGCATGATAATGTGGCCTTCGTCCTCTGTTTGGACTCACTTGGCTCTGGTGATGAACTTTTCCTCCATGTTTCTCGACCGCCAAAACCAGAGACACCTCAGTTTAACTTCATCCAGCAACTGCAGGAA gtGATCTCATCCAGATTTCCATGGGTAAGGTTTGGAACTGTACACAAGAAGATCAACTTACAAGACTCTACTTTAGCATGGGAGCACGAGCACTATGGAATGAGACACATCCCAGGATTCACTCTGTCTCACCTGCAGGACAGTAGATCAGAGCGTCGGGGTTCTATCCTTGATACGAT gtCTCAAGTGGACATCAGAAAACTGAAACGTAACACGGTTATTGTTGCTGAAGCCTTGGTGAGGTACATGTATGATCTGTCAGACAAG GGTTCTCCAAAAGAATTGCAAGTGTTCAAGGGCAGTTTG GATGTCCTAGACAGTCGTTTATCTGCTCTGATGACCATGTTGACTTCTGTGCCTCGAGCCACTCAGCTGATGGACACGGAACCACAGCACACTCTTCTCATCAGCAGCCTGGAGCAGGAGTTCAGACGGCATCTTCAACACGTCTACAGACACAATTTCCGTCAGGACcacag GGATCCTGACATTACGTTCTTCGATCAAATGAAGCAGCAAATGATGATGTACAG GGTGAAGCCTGCTGCATTTGATCTCTTCCTCGGTGGCTGTATTGCTGGGTACTTAGGATTAGTGTTCTATGCAATTCAG AACTTTGGAAATTTCTATGCAAGACTTAAAGCCATTGTGAAAAATAAACAGCAGTAA